CCGTTTAGGGGTGCGTCGCTGTTAGATTGTTTATAGAACCAGTCTAACATACTTCTGACGCGCATTGGCCCGTCGCTATATTGGGTTTGTGCTAATGCTAAAGCTGGATCATAAAGCCAGCCTATAATCAGGAATAATCTAAATATTCGTTGAGTCATCTGTTTAATTTTTAAACGGTTGAGGGGAAACGGTACCGGGTTCTACATCTTTACCTTCGTCATCACCTATTTGTACAGCAGTTTCACGGGGGCCGTGTGCTATCAAATTGGGGTCTATGTCTTTGGATTTTATTCCGTAACGCAATAGAGATTCTTCCGAAACTTTATCGAATTCGGGAGTCTTAATCAGGGCTGTAAATTCAGTGGGAAAATGTTTCATCCATGATTTTATTGTAGTCTCGCTGGTTTGGTCATTTTTAAAATAATCCGGTTCTGTATTTGCAAAAGGGAAATGTGGTGCTACTGCTGTTACACGTTCACGGGAAATTCCGCTTTCATAAATTAAATCATAAAAAGTGTCGTATAATTTGTAACGCGGAACAGGTAATTCAGCCAAAAAATATACCCAAGATAAGTTCCAGTTATTTTTCTGTTCAATTGTAGTTTCAAGGGATTTCCATTCTTCGGGATATGCGAGCATCCAACCTTTCCATTGTTCTTGGTATTGGAGCATAGTAGCTTCAGATGCATCTGCACTTGTAGGCATTGGTAAATGCGGTGCTATCTGTTGTGCCTCATTTAAGGAAAGTCCAGATTGTTTGAGCATTTGCCAATATTGGTGCATCAAATTGACCCGTTCATAAGATTTGTCTATATTTTGCCCAAAAGACTGCACCCCATACGAGCAAATTAGCCAGCACAAAAGTAGTTTTATGAACACCCTTGATATTCGTAACATCATATTTATTACTAAAATAAGGGCGAAAAATAGTATTATTTTCTTTATCTGCTTACGTTTTTGTCCTTTTGTGTAAAATTTGGGATTAATATGGTTGTAGTTACAAAAAGTATAATAAAAAGATTGGCAGTAAGGAGTAACTCTACAACCTACAGTTAATGCAAAAATAACGGTTACCTACCCTCATTATCGAAGCATAAAAGCACCTAAGAAAACAACTATAAATGATTGATTACAAGTTAGGAATAGAATATTCGTTAGGAAGACTACCTGTTTTCCCAAAAAACAAGAAACCGATGATGTCTTGGTAGCGACAATACCCTATCAACGAAATTATAGCTTTCTGTTTTTTGAGCCATAATCCGGTATTTCGTTCCTAAAAAACCGCATTTCTGTGGTTTTTTAGGAACAATTAATTTAAGGAAATAAGAAAACAAGGGACTTTATTAAAAAATAGCTTCTAATTTCTTCACTAGGTCTGCCTTAGAAACGGCTCCAACTTGCTTATCCACCACTTTACCATCCTTAATAAATAAAATTGTAGGGATAAATTTAACTTCATATTTACTAGATACATCGGCATTGGAAGATACATCCACCTTTCCAATCAATGCTTTACCAGAATACTGTTTGGCTAAGTCTTCAACAATAGGACTTATCATTTTACAGGGGCCACACCATTCTGCCCAAAAGTCAATCATTACCGGTACACTTGATTTTAAAACTACTTCATTAAAATTTGAATCGGTGATTTCCACTGCGTGCTTACTCATCGTTTTATTACTTGTAATAGTTCAACTAATATTGAGCTAAAAAAGTTCATTTTTTAGGTTAAATCTTTGGTTGTGGTTTAGAAAGTATGATGAGGTTTTTGGCAATAAAGACTAATTTCCTGACTTCATCAATAGGACACCCAAAAGTTCAAAACAGTGCTAATAGCCATNNNNNNNNNNNNNNNNNNNNNNNNNNNNNNNNNNNNNNNNNNNNNNNNNNNNNNNNNNNNNNNNNNNNNNNNNNNNNNNNNNNNNNNNNNNNNNNNNNNNNNNNNNNNNNNNNNNNNNNNNNNNNNNNNNNNNNNNNNNNNNNNNNNNNNNNNNNNNNNNNNNNNNNNNNNNNNNNNNNNNNNNNNNNNNNNNNNNNNNNNNNNNNNNNNNNNNNNNNNNNNNNNNNNNNNNNNNNNNNNNNNNNNNNNNNNNNNNNNNNNNNNNNNNNNNNNNNNNNNNNNNNNNNNNNNNNNNNNNNNNNNNNNNNNNNNNNNNNNNNNNNNNNNNNNNNNNNNNNNNNNNNNNNNNNNNNNNNNNNNNNNNNNNNNNNNNNNNNNNNNNNNNNNNNNNNNNNNNNNNNNNNNNNNNNNNNNNNNNNNNNNNNNNNNNNNNNNNNNNNNNNNNNNNNNNNNNNNNNNNNNNNNNNNNNNNNNNNNNNNNNNNNNNNNNNNNNNNNNNNNNNNNNNNNNNNNNNNNNNNNNNNNNNNNNNNNNNNNNNNNNNNNNNNNNNNNNNNNNNNNNNNNNNNNNNNNNNNNNNNNNNNNNNNNNNNNNNNNNNNNNNNNNNNNNNNNNNNNNNNNNNNNNNNNNNNNNNNNNNNNNNNNNNNNNNNNNNNNNNNNNNNNNNNNNNNNNNNNNNNNNNNNNNNNNNNNNNNNNNNNNNNNNNNNNNNNNNNNNNNNNNNNNNNNNNNNNNNNNNNNNNNNNNNNNNNNNNNNNNNNNNNNNNNNNNNNNNNNNNNNNNNNNNNNNNNNNNNNNNNNNNNNNNNNNNNNNNNNNNNNNNNNNNNNNNNNNNNNNNNNNNNNNNNNNNNNNNNNNNNNNNNNNNNNNNNNNNNNNNNNNNNNNNNNNNNNNNNNNNNNNNNNNNNNNNNNNNNNNNNNNNNNNNNNNNNNNNNNNNNNNNNNNNNNNNNNNNNNNNNNNNNNNNNNNNNNNNNNNNNNNNNNNNNNNNNNNNNNNNNNNNNNNNNNNNNNNNNNNNNNNNNNNNNNNNNNNNNNNNNNNNNNNNNNNNNNNNNNNNNNNNNNNNNNNNNNNNNNNNNNNNNNNNNNNNNNNNNNNNNNNNNNNNNNNNNNNNNNNNNNNNNNNNNNNNNNNNNNNNNNNNNNNNNNNNNNNNNNNNNNNNNNNNNNNNNNNNNNNNNNNNNNNNNNNNNNNNNNNNNNNNNNNNNNNNNNNNNNNNNNNNNNNNNNNNNNNNNNNNNNNNNNNNNNNNNNNNNNNNNNNNNNNNNNNNNNNNNNNNNNNNNNNNNNNNNNNNNNNNNNNNNNNNNNNNNNNNNNNNNNNNNNNNNNNNNNNNNNNNNNNNNNNNNNNNNNNNNNNNNNNNNNNNNNNNNNNNNNNNNNNNNNNNNNNNNNNNNNNNNNNNNNNNNNNNNNNNNNNNNNNNNNNNNNNNNNNNNNNNNNNNNNNNNNNNNNNNNNNNNNNNNNNNNNNNNNNNNNNNNNNNNNNNNNNNNNNNNNNNNNNNNNNNNNNNNNNNNNNNNNNNNNNNNNNNNNNNNNNNNNNNNNNNNNNNNNNNNNNNNNNNNNNNNNNNNNNNNNNNNNNNNNNNNNNNNNNNNNNNNNNNNNNNNNNNNNNNNNNNNNNNNNNNNNNNNNNNNNNNNNNNNNNNNNNNNNNNNNNNNNNNNNNNNNNNNNNNNNNNNNNNNNNNNNNNNNNNNNNNNNNNNNNNNNNNNNNNNNNNNNNNNNNNNNNNNNNNNNNNNNNNNNNNNNNNNNNNNNNNNNNNNNNNNNNNNNNNNNNNNNNNNNNNNNNNNNNNNNNNNNNNNNNNNNNNNNNNNNNNNNNNNNNNNNNNNNNNNNNNNNNNNNNNNNNNNNNNNNNNNNNNNNNNNNNNNNNNNNNNNNNNNNNNNNNNNNNNNNNNNNNNNNNNNNNNNNNNNNNNNNNNNNNNNNNNNNNNNNNNNNNNNNNNNNNNNNNNNNNNNNNNNNNNNNNNNNNNNNNNNNNNNNNNNNNNNNNNNNNNNNNNNNNNNNNNNNNNNNNNNNNNNNNNNNNNNNNNNNNNNNNNNNNNNNNNNNNNNNNNNNNNNNNNNNNNNNNNNNNNNNNNNNNNNNNNNNNNNNNNNNNNNNNNNNNNNNNNNNNNNNNNNNNNNNNNNNNNNNNNNNNNNNNNNNNNNNNNNNNNNNNNNNNNNNNNNNNNNNNNNNNNNNNNNNNNNNNNNNNNNNNNNNNNNNNNNNNNNNNNNNNNNNNNNNNNNNNNNNNNNNNNNNNNNNNNNNNNNNNNNNNNNNNNNNNNNNNNNNNNNNNNNNNNNNNNNNNNNNNNNNNNNNNNNNNNNNNNNNNNNNNNNNNNNNNNNNNNNNNNNNNNNNNNNNNNNNNNNNNNNNNNNNNNNNNNNNNNNNNNNNNNNNNNNNNNNNNNN
The Bacteroidia bacterium DNA segment above includes these coding regions:
- the trxA gene encoding thioredoxin: MSKHAVEITDSNFNEVVLKSSVPVMIDFWAEWCGPCKMISPIVEDLAKQYSGKALIGKVDVSSNADVSSKYEVKFIPTILFIKDGKVVDKQVGAVSKADLVKKLEAIF